A DNA window from Mycobacterium sp. IDR2000157661 contains the following coding sequences:
- a CDS encoding type II toxin-antitoxin system VapC family toxin produces MVDLLARTDDRYPAVRARLANTVMHAPAHFDAEVLSALGRMQRAGVLTVAQVDVALSELSQAPMTRHDLAPLLVGAWARRETLRLTDAFYVELADTADFVLLTTDQRLARAWPLADAID; encoded by the coding sequence ATGGTCGATCTACTTGCTCGCACGGATGATCGGTATCCGGCGGTACGCGCACGGCTGGCTAATACGGTGATGCATGCGCCGGCACACTTCGACGCCGAGGTGTTGTCGGCGCTCGGTCGCATGCAACGTGCCGGTGTGCTCACCGTTGCGCAGGTCGATGTGGCGCTGAGTGAGTTGAGCCAGGCACCGATGACCCGCCACGATCTGGCTCCGCTGCTTGTTGGCGCATGGGCACGCCGTGAGACTCTTCGCCTCACCGACGCGTTCTACGTCGAACTCGCCGATACCGCAGATTTCGTGCTGCTGACCACGGATCAGCGCTTGGCTCGCGCTTGGCCTCTCGCCGATGCGATCGACTAA
- a CDS encoding type II toxin-antitoxin system CcdA family antitoxin, translating into MRGPDRTRRLGSTYASVCILVCMARLNVYVPDELAERARALGLNISALTQAAISAELERSGTEAWLDRLEARGTGARHDDVLDAIDAARDEFGA; encoded by the coding sequence ATGCGTGGCCCGGACCGAACTAGGCGCTTGGGGTCGACATACGCGAGTGTGTGTATATTGGTGTGTATGGCCCGGTTGAATGTGTACGTCCCAGACGAGCTGGCCGAACGCGCAAGGGCGCTGGGCTTGAATATCTCGGCGTTGACGCAGGCAGCGATCAGCGCTGAGCTGGAGCGTTCTGGCACCGAGGCATGGCTTGACCGGCTGGAGGCCAGAGGCACCGGCGCTCGGCATGACGACGTGCTTGATGCGATCGATGCCGCCCGTGACGAGTTCGGAGCGTGA
- a CDS encoding DUF4174 domain-containing protein — protein sequence MMFLLFVMIASTVLGSATAVASELSDYRWERRPLLVFAPTDSDPRLAETLSRIEASRCDFVTRDMVLGVVVGEGTSTLDGQVMNSDESQRLTTQYGIGEDALSVVLIGKDGGEKLRVKDVPDLQSIYAVIDGMPMRSREMSADPSRC from the coding sequence ATGATGTTCCTGCTCTTTGTCATGATCGCGAGCACTGTCCTCGGCTCAGCTACCGCCGTCGCTTCCGAACTGAGCGACTATCGCTGGGAGCGTCGTCCCCTACTGGTGTTCGCGCCGACGGACAGCGATCCGCGGCTCGCCGAAACGCTGAGCCGAATCGAGGCGAGTCGGTGTGACTTCGTCACTCGTGACATGGTGCTCGGCGTGGTGGTGGGCGAGGGCACCAGCACGCTCGATGGCCAGGTCATGAACTCCGATGAGTCACAACGGCTGACGACGCAGTATGGAATCGGTGAGGACGCCTTGAGCGTGGTGTTGATCGGCAAAGACGGCGGCGAGAAACTGCGCGTCAAGGATGTACCGGATCTTCAATCGATTTATGCCGTGATCGATGGCATGCCGATGCGCAGCCGCGAGATGAGTGCCGATCCGAGTCGGTGTTGA
- a CDS encoding CIA30 family protein, whose translation MSEGRDVALVDLGDANEVAGWTTVNDPVMGGRSTSTITFGAGGLVFSGDISLENNGGFASARSPQDPEIGRRAAGATSLRVHAVGDGKTYVLRVGDAGQPWSYIQRFATEAGISRIYELPIAGFQPVGTRLDPAPDAPQTLDPSSINQVAVYILDKQQGRFEITISAIDATA comes from the coding sequence GTGTCCGAAGGGCGCGACGTCGCTCTCGTCGACCTCGGCGATGCCAACGAAGTGGCCGGCTGGACAACGGTCAACGACCCCGTCATGGGCGGCAGGTCCACCTCGACGATCACCTTCGGCGCCGGTGGCCTCGTGTTCTCGGGGGACATCTCGCTGGAGAACAACGGCGGTTTCGCCTCGGCGCGCAGTCCGCAGGACCCCGAGATCGGGCGACGAGCAGCAGGCGCCACGTCGCTGCGCGTGCACGCTGTGGGCGACGGCAAGACCTACGTGCTCAGAGTGGGCGATGCAGGGCAGCCATGGTCCTACATCCAGCGTTTCGCCACCGAGGCCGGCATCTCGCGCATCTACGAACTGCCCATCGCGGGCTTCCAACCGGTTGGCACGCGCCTCGATCCCGCACCCGATGCGCCCCAGACGCTGGATCCGTCATCCATCAACCAGGTGGCGGTCTACATTCTCGACAAGCAGCAGGGCCGCTTCGAAATCACGATCAGCGCGATCGACGCCACAGCCTGA
- a CDS encoding DEAD/DEAH box helicase yields MASPLLASAGDLTTLRASSADPDELFASFAAWADANGTQLYPAQEEALIELVSGANVVLATPTGSGKSLVATGALYAALARSSVGNGRSYYTAPIKALVSEKFFALCDIFGAAHVGMLTGDASVNREAPIIACTAEILANTALREGAAADIGLAVLDEFHFYGDPDRGWAWQVPLLELPNAQFLLMSATLGDVTFLREDLTRRTGRPTALVANADRPVPLFFSYATTPMHETIHELVETRQSPVYVVHFTQASALERAQALMSVNVSTKEEKAAIADMIGAFRFSSAFGTTLSRLVRHGIGVHHAGMLPKYRRLVEQLAQAGLLKIICGTDTLGVGINVPIRTVVFAALSKYDGTRSRLLTAREFHQIAGRAGRAGYDTAGTVVVQAPEHEVANLKQFAKVADDPKKRRKLVRRKVPEGMVPWSEATMKRLIDAAPEPLTSNMKVSTAMILDVVDREGDPFAAMRRLLTDNHEPRKRQLTLIREAVGIARSLLQAGVVERLAEPDPDGRRYRLTVDLPPDFALNQPLSTFALAAVDVLDSEAKTHALDVVSVIEATLEDPRQILAAQLKKARGEAIAQMKADGIEYDERIELLDDVSYPKPLDELLGHVYEVYLQSNPWAADAQLSPKSVVREMWERAFTFREFVSVYGLTRSEGALLRYLSDAFKALRSGVPAAARTEELTDIVEWLGELVRQVDSSLLDEWEQLTNPDQQHDAPVAVPARPRPLTGNQRAFTAMVRNALFRRVELFARRRADDLGALDAGSGWTADRWADVIDAYFDEHDEVGTGADARGPAMLIIDREPTVWHVRQILDDPAGDHDWGFDVDVELARSDEEGVAVIRLVDAGRLD; encoded by the coding sequence ATTGCCTCCCCGCTGCTCGCCTCCGCAGGCGATCTGACCACCCTGCGTGCGAGCAGCGCCGATCCCGACGAGCTGTTCGCCTCCTTCGCCGCGTGGGCCGATGCGAACGGCACCCAGCTGTACCCGGCGCAGGAGGAGGCGCTGATTGAGCTGGTCAGCGGCGCGAACGTCGTGCTGGCGACGCCGACCGGTTCGGGGAAGTCACTGGTGGCCACCGGCGCGCTGTACGCAGCGCTGGCTCGCTCTTCGGTGGGAAACGGCCGCAGCTACTACACCGCGCCGATCAAGGCGCTGGTCAGTGAGAAGTTCTTCGCCCTCTGCGACATCTTCGGTGCGGCCCATGTCGGGATGCTGACCGGTGATGCCTCGGTCAATCGGGAGGCGCCGATCATCGCCTGCACCGCAGAGATATTGGCCAACACCGCACTGCGCGAGGGTGCCGCGGCCGACATCGGCCTGGCCGTCCTCGACGAGTTCCACTTCTACGGCGACCCGGATCGTGGCTGGGCATGGCAGGTGCCGCTGCTGGAGCTGCCGAACGCCCAGTTCCTGCTCATGTCGGCGACGCTGGGCGACGTGACGTTCCTGCGCGAGGACCTGACCCGGCGTACCGGCAGGCCCACGGCGCTGGTGGCCAACGCCGACCGTCCGGTTCCGTTGTTCTTCTCCTACGCGACCACACCGATGCACGAGACGATCCATGAGCTCGTCGAGACCAGGCAGTCGCCCGTCTACGTCGTCCACTTCACGCAGGCCTCCGCCCTGGAACGGGCGCAGGCGCTGATGAGCGTCAACGTCAGCACGAAGGAGGAGAAGGCCGCGATCGCCGACATGATCGGTGCGTTCCGGTTCTCGTCGGCCTTCGGTACAACGCTGTCGCGGCTCGTCCGGCACGGCATCGGTGTTCACCACGCCGGCATGCTGCCCAAGTATCGGCGGCTCGTCGAGCAGTTGGCGCAGGCCGGTCTGCTGAAGATCATCTGCGGCACCGACACGCTCGGCGTTGGGATCAACGTGCCGATCCGCACGGTGGTGTTCGCCGCGCTATCGAAGTACGACGGCACCCGCAGCCGGCTGCTCACTGCCCGCGAGTTCCATCAGATCGCGGGGCGGGCGGGTCGCGCGGGCTACGACACCGCGGGCACCGTCGTCGTGCAGGCACCCGAGCACGAGGTGGCCAACCTCAAGCAGTTCGCCAAGGTCGCCGACGACCCGAAGAAGCGCCGGAAGCTGGTGCGCCGCAAGGTTCCCGAGGGGATGGTGCCGTGGAGCGAGGCGACGATGAAGCGCCTGATCGATGCGGCACCCGAGCCCCTGACGAGCAATATGAAGGTGTCGACGGCGATGATCCTCGACGTCGTCGACCGGGAGGGCGACCCGTTCGCCGCGATGCGCCGCCTGCTCACCGACAACCATGAGCCGCGCAAGCGTCAGCTGACCCTCATCCGTGAGGCCGTCGGCATCGCCCGGTCGCTGCTGCAGGCAGGGGTGGTGGAGCGGCTCGCCGAACCCGACCCCGACGGCAGGCGCTACCGCCTGACCGTCGACCTGCCCCCCGACTTCGCGCTGAACCAGCCATTGTCGACGTTCGCGCTCGCCGCGGTCGACGTGCTCGATTCAGAAGCGAAAACCCATGCGCTGGACGTCGTTTCGGTCATCGAGGCGACGCTGGAGGATCCGCGGCAGATCCTGGCGGCGCAGCTGAAGAAGGCCAGGGGCGAGGCCATCGCTCAGATGAAGGCCGACGGCATCGAGTACGACGAGCGGATCGAGCTGCTCGACGACGTCAGCTATCCCAAGCCGCTCGACGAACTGCTCGGCCACGTCTACGAGGTGTACCTGCAGAGCAATCCGTGGGCCGCCGACGCGCAGCTGTCGCCGAAGTCGGTGGTGCGCGAGATGTGGGAGCGCGCGTTCACCTTCCGCGAGTTCGTCAGCGTCTATGGGCTGACCCGCTCCGAGGGCGCGCTGCTGCGGTATCTCTCCGACGCGTTCAAGGCGCTGCGATCCGGCGTTCCCGCTGCCGCGCGGACCGAGGAGCTCACCGACATCGTCGAGTGGCTGGGGGAACTTGTGCGGCAGGTTGATTCGAGCTTGCTCGATGAGTGGGAGCAGCTCACCAACCCGGACCAGCAGCACGATGCTCCGGTGGCGGTACCGGCCCGACCGCGCCCGCTGACGGGCAACCAGCGGGCGTTCACCGCGATGGTCCGCAACGCGCTCTTCCGCCGGGTGGAACTGTTCGCCCGGCGGCGCGCCGACGACCTGGGCGCGCTGGACGCTGGATCCGGTTGGACCGCTGACCGGTGGGCAGACGTCATCGACGCGTACTTCGACGAGCACGACGAGGTGGGCACCGGTGCCGACGCGCGGGGACCGGCAATGCTGATCATCGACCGGGAGCCGACCGTGTGGCATGTACGGCAGATCCTCGACGACCCCGCCGGCGACCACGACTGGGGCTTCGACGTCGACGTCGAGCTGGCGAGGTCGGACGAAGAAGGTGTGGCGGTGATCCGCCTGGTCGACGCCGGGCGCCTGGACTAG
- a CDS encoding L,D-transpeptidase family protein: MKLRKVLAHLGAALLALPLAVPVAAAPATSSLGQPTQWIVVGVPAADATTGTLTAYQRAGQQWKVVLGPTPAKVGSLGVGAPADGVHRTPVGTFTFDQAFGRQPNPGTRMPYFQATDQDWWDEDPESPTYNTHVRRPGRPSSVTENLYDSGPVYDYAVNIAVNPQRIPGRVSGIFLHVTDGSPTWGCVAIGRDEMRSVLKWLDPSASPRITIGVGSPSLVASR, from the coding sequence GTGAAACTGCGAAAAGTACTGGCACACCTCGGGGCGGCGCTGTTGGCTCTGCCACTCGCTGTGCCGGTTGCAGCAGCGCCTGCCACTTCATCTCTTGGCCAGCCCACCCAGTGGATCGTCGTCGGTGTGCCCGCCGCCGATGCGACAACAGGAACCCTTACCGCCTATCAGCGGGCTGGTCAGCAGTGGAAGGTAGTCCTGGGACCGACGCCCGCCAAAGTGGGTTCGCTCGGTGTCGGCGCCCCGGCTGACGGTGTGCACCGCACTCCCGTGGGAACGTTCACGTTCGACCAGGCCTTCGGCCGACAGCCCAACCCAGGCACCAGGATGCCGTATTTCCAGGCCACCGATCAGGATTGGTGGGACGAGGATCCCGAATCTCCTACCTACAACACCCACGTGCGCCGGCCGGGCCGACCCTCGTCCGTCACGGAGAACCTCTACGATTCCGGACCCGTCTACGACTACGCAGTCAACATCGCGGTGAACCCGCAACGCATACCGGGACGCGTCTCCGGCATCTTTCTTCACGTGACCGATGGCAGCCCTACCTGGGGATGTGTGGCCATCGGTCGCGACGAAATGCGCTCAGTGCTGAAGTGGCTCGACCCCTCCGCCAGCCCGCGAATCACCATCGGCGTGGGCAGCCCATCGCTAGTTGCATCGCGGTGA